The Pseudoalteromonas rubra region CCTGCAAAACCAAGTTTCATACTTTGTTTGGCCGCTCTAAGGTAGAGACAAATAAAGAAGAAGTCGAAGTTGTTGCCGTGGAGGCAGACGACGAAATGTAATACATTACAGGGGGACTGACAGGTTCAGTCCCCCCAACATAATTACGCAGCCGCGAGACGGCGCTGCGCTTTACCCGAACGGTAAGAATCAAAACTGAACAGTGCCAGGGCAGACCAGATAAAGGCGAACGTTAACACCCGCTCAGCACTAAATACCTCACCATAGAACACCACAGCCAGAACGAACATCAAACTTGGTCCAATATATTGAAAGAAACCCAAAGTCGAATAGGGAATACGTTTTGCGGCAGCGGTGAAACACAGTAAAGGTAATGTCGTTACAACCCCTGCGCTAATCAATAACACATTAGTGACCCAGTCATTCACCATCATATTGCTGGTTTCACTGGGTGTTAACCACCACCAGTAACCCAGTGCAATGGGCAGCAGAATAACGGCTTCAATCAACAGGCCAGGCAAAGACTCTACCGCCATGGTCTTACGCAATAACCCATAAATCGCAAATGACCCGGCTAAAGAGAAGGCAATCACCGGAAATGAGCCAAAGCTGACCAATTGCAGCACCACCCCGACAACGGCCAGCGCAACCGCAAACTGCTGGCGAGGCCGCAAGCGCTCTTGTAAAAACAACATACCCAACAACACATTGAGTAAAGGGTTAATATAGTAGCCCAAACTTGCATCCAACATATGCCCATTATTCACTGACCAGATGAATAAGCCCCAGTTAAATCCCAGCAATAAGGCCGTAACCGTCAACATGAGCATGAGTTTTGGCTGACGCAGCACGGCAACTACTTTGTCCCAGTTGAGTTTTATGGCTATGATCAAGGCAATAAAGAGTACCGACCAGACCACACGATGGATAAGAATTTCAAGCGCATCCACTTGATCCAGCGATTTAAAATAGATGGGCGCCAATCCCCACATCAAAAATGCTAAAACGGCAAAGATATACCCCTGCTTCGTTTCACTACTCGTTCCCATTCATTTCTCCCAAGCACAACATAATTGGTCTTCTGATTGTTCCCACAGATGCCAAGCGCGCAGTATACCGTAATCTGTACCTGCCCGTATGATTTTCCTGTGATCAAAAACAAAAGACTTCTGCTGCAAAACCCACTAAAATGCGCTCGATGGAAAATCTTGCAACTCACTCAATCGACACACCGCACGGCGTACTGAAAGAAGTTTTTGGCTACAGTGACTTTCGTGACGGGCAACTCGACGTCATTCAGGCCTGCCTGGACGGGCGCGACAGCTTAGTACTGCTACCAACCGGTGGCGGCAAATCTTTATGCTATCAGGTACCCGCGTTACTTTTGCCAGGCACCTGCGTCGTGGTCTCTCCGCTGATCTCTTTGATGCAAGACCAGGTTGCACAGTTACAAGCTCTGGGTATCTCAGCAGAGTTTATCAATAACAGCCTCGACCGGGCTCAGCAGCAAGCCATCTACCAGCGCCTGCATCAGGGTGAAATAAAACTCTTGTATGTGGCACCGGAAAAAATACTGCAAAGCGAATTTATTGAGCGCCTGAGTCACCTCCAACTAGGCCTATTCGCCATCGATGAAGCGCACTGCGTATCACACTGGGGGCATGATTTCAGACCGCACTACTGTCGACTGCATGAATTAAAGCATCGCTTTGCCTCAATCCCTATGATGGCGCTTACCGCGACAGCCGATTTGGCAACCCGCAGTGACATTGTCACCCAACTCGGTTTACAGGCGCCTTTTATTCATACGGGCAGCTTCGACAGACCGAATATTCGTTACACCATCGAAGAGAAGTTCAAACCATTATCTCAGTTGATGCGCTATCTGCGCACGCAAAAAGGGCAAAGCGGCATTGTTTATTGCTCCAGCCGTAAACGTGTTGATGACATCGCCGAAAAACTGGTTGAAGCCGGCTTTAATGCAGCTGCTTACCATGCGGGGATGAGCAATGAGCAACGCCAGTTTGTACAAAATGCCTTTGCTCGTGATGACATTCAGATTGTGGTTGCAACGGTGGCTTTCGGCATGGGGATCAATAAGTCGAACGTGCGGTATGTACTGCACTATGACATTCCCAAGAGTATCGAAGCGTATTACCAGGAAACAGGCCGTGCCGGCCGCGATGGCCTGGCAGCAGAAGCCATCATGTACTTCGACCCCGCAGACATTGGTCGGGTCAAACGGTTTTTTGAAGACATTGAGGATGAGCACAGGCGCAGAGTCGAAGAGCAACGATTTAGCTCAATGGCCAGTTTTGCCTCGGCACAAACCTGCCGACGCCAGATCCTGCTCAATTATTTCAGCGAATATCAACGCGAACCATGCGGCAACTGTGACATCTGCCTGAACCCACCAAAACGATTTGACGGCACTTTGGTTGCCCAACAAGCCTTGTCCTGTATCTATCGGGCAGAGCAGCGCTTTGGGCTTGGCTATATTGTGGACGTGTTACGCGGCGCCAATACCGCACGGATCCGGGACAACCAACACCACACCCTGAGCACCTATGGCATTGGCAAAGAGCACAGCAACGAGTACTGGCTGAGTATTCTGCGACAACTCATACATCATGGCCTGGTTGCCCAAGACATTACCCAGGGTGCCGCATTGCGCCTGACCGAAGGGGCTCGCTCAGTACTGCGAGGAGAATATGCCCTACAACTGGCCCAGCCACGGCTTGAAGCGAAGCATGTTTATCAGGATAAACTGGCGCAGTTCAATTATGATAAAAAGCTCTTTGCTAAATTGCGTAGCCTGCGCAAAGAGCTCGCCGATCAGGATGACGTACCACCTTATGTGGTATTCAGTGATAAAACCCTGGCGGAAATGGCACAACTAACGCCGACCAATGATAGCGAATTCTTGAAAGTCTCTGGGGTTGGCTTCACCAAGCTCAGCAAATACGGCGCACCTTTTATGCAGCTGATCCGCAATTACCTCGACACAGATTAACCTAACCGTTTAAGTGGAGTCACAGTGACAACGCGTATCGATCATTTACCAGATCAAAACCACATTCTTGTCATCCCCAGCTCGCTGCCTGATGCAGATGAGTTTGAGCTTTGGGGACACATTTTCTTGCACCTGGATGGCCTTGCCTTGCTGGAATTTCATCAGGGTGCTGACCGCCACCAGTGGCGCTTCAATTATGCAGGGCACCCATACAACCTCAATTTTGAGCACTATAGTGAGAGTATCTGGATCGCGCCGGAAGGCCTTGGTGCCACTGAACATTTGCCGAACCTGGTAACATTATTACGGTTAAATTTACAACAATAATATAGACTTAGTTGAGCAGCTATGGCTAACATAGGCCATAATTAAAAGTACGTTAATTAACGACAGGCTGTTCTATGGGTTGGGTTGTTCGCACGTCAATACTAGCAGTACTCACATCAGTGGTAACCACGTCAGTGCAAGTTGCTGCCAGTACGTCATCAAGTGCTTCTGCGCATTGCAGTAACAACCGCCCCACTACGCCTGAGGATGATAACCTCCACCGCCAGTTAGATAGCACCGACACCTTACCAGCTTTACTCAATGCCTCTGTGGTTAGCATTGAGCTCAGACAACTGAATGTCTTTGATACCTCTTTGCCGGAGGAAGATAACGCCGTGTTTCGTTTTGCAAATCGGGCGCACGTCAAAACGAAACCTGAGGTGATCCGCAATTTATTGCTGTTTAGCCAAGGGGGTAAATATGACCCCAAACTGCTTCGGGAGTCAGAACGACTTTTACGCCAGCAGCCCTATATCTATGATGCCAGGATCTTTGCCGAACAAACCTGTGAGGGTGAAGTGGCTGTTACAGTCATTACACGTGACCTCTGGACCTTGCTACCCGATATCAGTTTCAGCCGCAGCGGCGGCGATAATTCAAGTCGTCTCGGCTTTCGTGAGTCCAACTTGCTGGGCTACGGTAAACGCCTGTCACTGACACATATTTCCGACCCGGATCGCAGTGGCTATTTATTTGTTTACGATGATCCCCAAATTTTGTCGAGCCGTTACCGGGGACGCCTTGAATACGCGGACAACGATGATGGAAAAGTGCATTATGTCGGCGTTGAATACCCATTTTTTTCAATCTCCACGCCTTATAGTTACGGTATCAGTAACTTAAGTAACCGTCGGGTTGAGTCATTCTACAATCTGGGTGAAGAAATCTCGGAGTATCAACAGCTCAGTGAGATATCCAACTTCTACATTGGCCGCGCCTTTGCACTCGACAACGACTGGACGCGTCGGCTGTTACTTGGATATCAGGATGAAAAGCAAGAATTTGCTCGCCTACGCGGTACCACTTTACCCATTGCTGAAAACCGGACACTACGCTACCCCTATATTCAGGCACAGTGGTTCGAAGATGCCTATATTAAAGTCCGTAACTTTGACTCAATCTATCGCACTGAGGATTTAAATTTAGGCTGGAATATTAATGCCCAGCTTGGCTATTCAGACAGTGGGCTCAGTGATGATGACAGCCGTTGGGTGATGGCCTTCAATGCCAATAAAGCTCATTTCACCTCTGCAGATAGCTTGCTCCGCTTCGCCTTAAATTTACATGGTTACTGGAACAAACGTCAGGATCAGGCTGAAAACCTGCTGATCAGCTCACGAGTGCAGTATTACCTTAACACTAGCATACGTCAGTCCTGGTATGCCCAGCTTGAAATTCAGTATGGTAAACACCTCAGTGCCGATAAGCAGATCACGCTTGGCGGAGAAACTGGTTTGCGGGGGTATCCCAGCAATTACCTGCAAGGTAATCGGCGCATCCTGCTTAACCTTGAGAAGCGTTATTACTGGGAATATGATTTGCTGCACCTGTTTAAAGTAGGTGGTGCTGCCTACTTTGATATTGGCCGCGTTGATGGCCGCCCGATACCTCCGCCATTGCCAGGCAGCCTCGACGAGCCGAACACGTTAACGGACCTACAACAACACGCGTTAACACATCAAATTCAGGGCCAGTTTCTAAAAAACATCGGTGTTGGACTGCGGCTTGCTCCCAGTCGGGCCAACTCGGGACTGGTGCTGCATCTGGACGTCGCGGCGCCCCTTGATGGCCCGGACAACATCGACTCAGTACAGTGGCTATTTACCGTTAAAAACCGCTTTTAAACAGCTGAATTTCCCTGATATCATCGCGCTTTATTGATAAATAAATAGGTCTGCCACGTGCCTGAAGCAATTACGTCATTCCTGCTCACTGAGTACAAACTGATTGTCACACTGCTGTTCGTTTTCCTGTTTCCTTTGTTGCTCAAACTGGCTATCAAAATACTCCATCGTATCACCCGGGGTAAAATCGACCTGCACAGACAACAAAGAGCTGAGTTACTGCTCAAAGGGCTGGTTGGAACGGTGTTGTTATGCCTGTTGCTGGTGTTCTGGGGGATCGAGTTGCGTGGTTTATTAGTGCTGGGCTCCTCCTTATTTGCCATGCTCGGTGTTGCCTTGTTTGCCGCCTGGTCTTTGCTCAGCAACCTGACTGCTTTTTTAATCATGTTTGTGCAAAATGACTTTCGCCTTGGCAACTGGGTCAGGGTTATAGATGGTGCCAACGCCATCGAAGGCTGTATTGTCGAAATGGGGCTGATGAATGTGGTGTTACGCCATGTCGATGGGCATAAAGTGGTCTACCCCAACAACCTGTTCGTTACTCGTCCGGTCTGGGTATTAACCGAAGCACCGGCCAAACCGAAAAACATCACTGAGCGAAGGGTACTAGGCCCTAAAAAATAACCAAACCTGTCGAGTGTCATACAAAAGTGACATGACACATGATATACGAAGATATCTTAAAGTGAACAAGGAAGGACCGATGAAAACACCCAAATTGTGTGCCGTTATGATTGCGGGCGTGCTGCTACTGTCAGGCTGTAAAAGCCTGGTTGAAAAAGGAGACAAATTGTATGAGGCCGGCATGTATGATCAATCTGCCGAGTTCTACGAACAAGCCCTCGCCGAGGATCCTCAGGATGTAGAGGCACGTCAGCGGCTTACTCTGGCGCGCAATAAAATCATCGACCGTGGACTCATTGACGTGCGCATGTTACGCCTGTCTGGCAATCATACCGGCGCGGCACTCAAGCTAGAAGCCTTACTACGTAACCAGGTAAGCTGGCACATAGAGCCTATCGGGCCCATGGCAGAAACCCAAAATGAAGAGCTGCGATATGCCACCAGCTGGCTCAAGCAAGAGGCTTTGTCACTGTCCCGCTCAGCCTTCCCGGATCCATTTCGATACTTCGAAATGCGTTATGCCTTTTTAATTGCCAATGCCAGACT contains the following coding sequences:
- the rarD gene encoding EamA family transporter RarD; the encoded protein is MGTSSETKQGYIFAVLAFLMWGLAPIYFKSLDQVDALEILIHRVVWSVLFIALIIAIKLNWDKVVAVLRQPKLMLMLTVTALLLGFNWGLFIWSVNNGHMLDASLGYYINPLLNVLLGMLFLQERLRPRQQFAVALAVVGVVLQLVSFGSFPVIAFSLAGSFAIYGLLRKTMAVESLPGLLIEAVILLPIALGYWWWLTPSETSNMMVNDWVTNVLLISAGVVTTLPLLCFTAAAKRIPYSTLGFFQYIGPSLMFVLAVVFYGEVFSAERVLTFAFIWSALALFSFDSYRSGKAQRRLAAA
- the recQ gene encoding DNA helicase RecQ, with protein sequence MENLATHSIDTPHGVLKEVFGYSDFRDGQLDVIQACLDGRDSLVLLPTGGGKSLCYQVPALLLPGTCVVVSPLISLMQDQVAQLQALGISAEFINNSLDRAQQQAIYQRLHQGEIKLLYVAPEKILQSEFIERLSHLQLGLFAIDEAHCVSHWGHDFRPHYCRLHELKHRFASIPMMALTATADLATRSDIVTQLGLQAPFIHTGSFDRPNIRYTIEEKFKPLSQLMRYLRTQKGQSGIVYCSSRKRVDDIAEKLVEAGFNAAAYHAGMSNEQRQFVQNAFARDDIQIVVATVAFGMGINKSNVRYVLHYDIPKSIEAYYQETGRAGRDGLAAEAIMYFDPADIGRVKRFFEDIEDEHRRRVEEQRFSSMASFASAQTCRRQILLNYFSEYQREPCGNCDICLNPPKRFDGTLVAQQALSCIYRAEQRFGLGYIVDVLRGANTARIRDNQHHTLSTYGIGKEHSNEYWLSILRQLIHHGLVAQDITQGAALRLTEGARSVLRGEYALQLAQPRLEAKHVYQDKLAQFNYDKKLFAKLRSLRKELADQDDVPPYVVFSDKTLAEMAQLTPTNDSEFLKVSGVGFTKLSKYGAPFMQLIRNYLDTD
- a CDS encoding DUF3630 family protein; translated protein: MTTRIDHLPDQNHILVIPSSLPDADEFELWGHIFLHLDGLALLEFHQGADRHQWRFNYAGHPYNLNFEHYSESIWIAPEGLGATEHLPNLVTLLRLNLQQ
- a CDS encoding mechanosensitive ion channel domain-containing protein, yielding MPEAITSFLLTEYKLIVTLLFVFLFPLLLKLAIKILHRITRGKIDLHRQQRAELLLKGLVGTVLLCLLLVFWGIELRGLLVLGSSLFAMLGVALFAAWSLLSNLTAFLIMFVQNDFRLGNWVRVIDGANAIEGCIVEMGLMNVVLRHVDGHKVVYPNNLFVTRPVWVLTEAPAKPKNITERRVLGPKK